The following is a genomic window from Salvelinus sp. IW2-2015 unplaced genomic scaffold, ASM291031v2 Un_scaffold7973, whole genome shotgun sequence.
TGGATAATAATGCAGCTAATATAGTGTAAACTGKCCTGCTAGTTGCATTGTCCTATATGTAGACTATGTTAACTGGTTCATCAGTCAATAAGCTTACTGCAGGTATTGTTTGCTGAGAGAAATGGCACTGATGGTTTACAACGTAACCTACAGCTGTGTCTACTGTTATAATCTCTTGTGTTAACCAATTACCCTCTCCTCCTTCATCAGGTCTGTCTTGTGAATGTGTGACTGGGTTCAGAGTTCTCGCCACCAACGGAGCTTCCATCACCTGTCAGCAGTGTCCACTAGAAAAACCGGTATGTTCTTATTCCGTACTACTAGACAGTACATCACACCAAATAATTCATTACAAAATCAGCTATTTCAATTTACTTATCATTCACCATCCAGTTTAAAGATCTCAATCAATACAGATTTTCCTGGGAAGTGTGCTGAatacaggaagttggtggcactgtagttggggaggacagctcatggtaatagctggagcggaataggtggaatggtatcaaatacatcaaacacatggtttttatgtgtttaatgccattccattgctacgttccagccattattatgagctgttctcccctcagcagcctccactggtgctgAACTGCATGTGTTGTTCTGCCTGTCTCCTGTAGGCAGTAACAGAGGATGGCTATGGGTGTATCCTCTGTCCGGGCAGTCTAACTGAGCAGGGAACCTGTCAGTGCCCGTCTGGGAGTATACTGGGTGAGTAAAACTGGGAGTATACTGGGTTAGACAGCAGCTGGAGGAGCCACATCTACAGGGGATGTGATGGTGTTTATGGTGCGGTGCTGTGCTGTGTGATGCTAATGCTGTATTGTTGTACTGTCGTACTGTAGTGGAGCGGGATGTCCAGGGGAACCCTCTGGAAGAGGCCAGGTGTGAGGTGTGTAACGGAGCTGAACCTGCCCTCTCAGCCCCTGACAGCTACGGAGACAGGTACCAGACACAGCCAAGTCTTCCTGCAGAACAACTGATATTTCTGCTCTAAACTCTCAGATGGCATGACTTGTTAAGATTCTGCTGATTGAACcgtttactgtctgtctgtctgactgtctctgtctgtctctgctctaaaCTCTCAGATGGCATGACTTGTTAAGATTCTGCTGATTGAACAACCGTTTActagtctgtctggctgtctctgcTCTAGAATCTCGTCCAGATTGGCATGACTTGTTCCAAATCAagatcaagtttattttatatagcccttcgacatcagctaatatctgaAGTGCTGtttaacagaaacccagcctaaaaacccaaacagcaagcaatgcaggtgtagaagcacggtggctaagggAACTCCCTAGATTAAGGCCAAAACTAAGGAAGAAACCGTAGAGAGGAACCAAGGCATGAagggggtggccagttctctggCTGGTGCCAGGTGGACTTAAAcaaacatggcaagatgttcaaacgttcaaattaaatgaccagcatggtcaaaaataATCAGGACGAGTAAATGTCAGTGTGGCTTTCCATGCCGATTCATTAAGATGTATCTCTACCGCTcccgtctctagagagttgaaaaagcaGATCaggaacaggtagcacgtccgtggaCAGGTCAGGGGTTCCATAGCGCggcagaacagtttaaactggaATGCAGCAGCACaggccaggtgactggggacagcaaggagtcatcatgcccggtagtccctGATCGCATGGTCCT
Proteins encoded in this region:
- the LOC112079431 gene encoding meckelin-like, with protein sequence MATGMLLVCGLALFLTIKSNLLHSQQFTISFQRPSDCGVEQFYDISSQSCVKCGPNQCTSATGLSCECVTGFRVLATNGASITCQQCPLEKPAVTEDGYGCILCPGSLTEQGTCQCPSGSILVERDVQGNPLEEARCEVCNGAEPALSAPDSYGDRCQRCQSFTSINTFSPVCVVPHP